GTCACGGTACTTTTCGCCGAATTCTTCAAAATAAGGAATCTCTTTGAGACAGGGAGCACACCATGTGGCCCAGAAATTCACCACATATATAGTGTCGTCCTCTTGTTCCAACAAAGGTTGAAGTTGTTTGAAATCGACCACTTTTATCTCTGTTTCGCTTTTCCTGTTTTCCGAAAAAAGGAGAAAAGGAATTAGCAGAAACAGCAGGCCCGGAAGCAGACGAAATATATTTTTTACCTTGTTCATTTTTCTGTGCGATTGATACTGTGATTTCTCGGTAAACAAACAATAAACGGGTCTTGTTCACTTAATAATCGACGGAACTTGTTAAAGATCAAGTAAAAAACGTTAAGGTATCAAGAAAAAAGTGCAGGCCGGAGCCCACACTTTTTATCTTCTAAACGGTAGCGGTTATATAGAATTGGCAATACACCAACCAATACACTACAGTAGCGAATCCGGATTCAGATTATCATGTTCGATATCGAGAAAATACTTGTAAGTACCCACTTTCAGTTCGGCGCAGGCATCGTAATCGCAAACAATGATCCCTTTTTCATGCAATTGCAAGGCACTGATCGTCCACATCTGGTTAATAGATCCTTCCACGGCGTGATAGAGCGCACGGGCCTTATGATGTCCGTTGACAAGGATAAGCACTTCCCTGGCATCAAGTACAGTACCTACTCCTACTGTCAGCGCTGTTTTAGGTACCTTGTTCACATCGTTATCAAAAAATCTGGAGTTGGCAATCACCGTATCGGTGGTAAGCGTTTTCACACGTGTACGCGAACTAAGCGAAGAGCCGGGTTCGTTGAAGGCGATATGCCCATCGGGGCCGATCCCACCAAGGAAAAGGTCGATACCTCCCGCCTCTGCTATGGCCAGTTCATATGCGGCACATTCAGCTTCCGGATCTTCTGCCATTCCGTCGAGGATATATACATTCTCCTTTTTAATATCGATATGACTGAAAAAATTATCCCACATAAAAGTGTGGTAACTTTGCGGGTGGTCTGCCGGCAAACCGATATACTCATCCATATTAAACGTAATCACGTTCTCAAATGATACCTGTCCCGTTTCATACAATTTGATCAAAGCCTTGTAGGTCTTCAAAGGTGATGACCCGGTCGGCAATCCCAATTTGAAAGGCTTCTCTGTCGTCGGTTTTGCACTATTGATCTTTGCTGCAATGTAATTTGCTGCCCATTGTGCCATCTGGTCGGCATCGGGCTGAATGATAAGTCTCATGTTTCTTTATTTATTGACCGTTAGATGTATTATTTGGAACGTTTTCGTTAAGCAAGAGCAAAGTGAATTTATTTGCTTTGCCGAGCGCAGAAAACGACTAAACTTGTTGAACTACTTCTGTACCTGAAGTCAGTTTCTGCGCCATGGTACGACCCAGATTGCGGGCTTTCTCCACTACGTCGGCCAGCATAGCCTGCTTCATGATTACAGGCTCAGCCACTGTTTCGAATTCCATTGCTCCGGCAAAAGCCTCAAATTGTCTGGCAGTGGCGTCGGCCCAGGTAAAACCACCGAAATAACCGAAGAATCGATTCTTCAGTCCGCGGTTTTGCAGGGCGGAAACCAAACTGTCAACCGCAGGGTACAATTTATTGTTATAGGTAGGTGATCCGATGATCAATCCTTTGTATTTAAACGCATCACGAAGGATATCCGACTCATAGCTTTTCGACACATTGTGCATCACAATGCTCTTTACCCCGTTTTCAGCAGCTTCGCCGGCAATGATCTCAGCCAACTCTTCGGTGTGGCCATACATACTTCCGTAGGCAATGACCAGTCCTTCTTCGGCATCATAACGGCTTAACCGATCATACAAGGCAATCACACCGGTTATATTTTCCGGGATCGTCCATACGGGACCGTGGGTGGAACAGATAGCGTCGATACCCACATTGGCCAGTTTTTTCAGGGCGGTTTGCACAGGTGAGCCAAATTTTCCCACGATATTGGAGTAATAGCGGATCATCTCGTCACGATACCTTTCAGGACAAAGCTGCCTGTCTAACACTCCACCGTCGAGTGTGCCGAAGGTACCAAAGGCATCAGCGCTAAACAAGGTTCTGGTCTCCCTGACATAGGTCATCATCGTCTCCGGCCAGTGTACCATAGGAGTCATGTAAAACTGGAGCGTACGCTTTCCCAGACTCATCTCATCCAGATCTTTCACTTCAACCACGTTATCTACTATCCCGTAAAAACCTTTCAGCATTTCAAGGGTTCGCTTGTTCCCTACGATCTGGATATTCGGATATCTGGAGACAAGGAATTCGATGGAACCGGAATGGTCGGGCTCCATATGGTTCACCACGAGGTAGTCGATGGGATTATCACCCAACACCGACCGGATCTTACGCATAAAAAGATCTGAATAGCAAATATCGACGGTATCGATCAGTGTAGTTTTTTCATCCCTGACAATATAGGAGTTATAAGAAACACCTTGCGGCAAGGGCCATAGGCTCTCAAAAAGATGTTTGGTGCGGTCGTTCACACCCACATAAAAAATATCTTCCGTTACTTCAATCGGCTTGTACATATATTTCGTATTCCCTAATTAATCAACAAATCAACATGTTAATAAATTACTAATTACTAATTACTAATTACCAATTACTAATGACTAATTACAAATGTCGTTCTTTATCAGTTTCATTGGCATGACTTGTCCCACTTTAGTTTTAATCATCACTACATGTCCCGGCTTGTCGGGATCAACAAATCGCTAAATCAGTAAATTATTTTTTCTTCTTCGATCCGGGCTGTGCCATTTGCGATTGCTTTGGAGTATCTGCTACCTGAGCTGGTCTTCGCAAGGCATTCCATATCAGCCATATACCCCATATAATAAAGGGAATACTCAACCATTGGCCTAAGATCAGGCCCGTATTATCACGCATGGCTATTTCGGATTCGACCTGTACATTCTTGAGAAATTCCACGAAAAAGCGGAACAGGAAAATCAGCAGGATACCTACGCCTGTAATCAATCCTTTTCTGTCTTTGGCATCGGTTTTCCAGTACATATACACGGTGACGGCAAAAACGACCAGATAGGCCAACCCTTCGTATATCTGCGTGGGATGCGACGGTTGTGAATAAACCGGTTCAGCCCCCTGCATCCATTGGTGGAGATTAGTGACAAACCGGAATCCCCACGGCTGGTCGGTCGGACCTCCGTAGATCTCGTGATTCATCAGGTTTCCGAAACGGATCATTGCAGCGGTAAATCCCGTCGGCACCATCACCCGGTCAAACGTCCACAACATGCTGAGTTTGGTCACCTTCCTCGAATAGAGCCAGACGGCAATGATAATCCCGATCACTCCCCCATGGCTTGCCAGCCCTCCTTCCCATACCTTCAGTATCTCAACGGGATTGGCGAGATAATAAGCCGGTTCATAAAAAAGGCAATGCCCCAGGCGGGCTCCTACGATAATACCGACGATCATATAAAAGAAAAGCGAATCGAACCACTTTTCAGGAAGATCTTCACGCTTAAAGATACGCTGCACCATATACACGGCAACAATCAACCCTATGACCCATAAAAGGCCATACCACCGAATTTCGCGCCCAAAAACGGTAAAAAGTGTGGGATCTACATTCCAGGTTACAGTGAGTAATATGTCCATCAGAATTGATATTTTCGACAAAGATAAGGAAAAATGTGATGATGTGATAATTTACTGATAAGATGATGTGATAATCCTGATAAATCGAGGACACCTTGTCCCCGACTCATCGGGATTGGCAAATTTAACTATGTTTCATTCCGTTGAACGTTGTTTGTCACATTATTACATTGACTTATACCAATTTCCTGATCCACGCCTCTTTTTCTCCCGGCAAGAGATCCACTACAGGAATTTCAATCATGGTATAAGCGCCGGGTTGCTGTTTCATCGACGCACGAGCTACAGCTACAAGCACCTGTGCTGTGAGTGCGGGGTTATTGATACGCATATCGAACTTAAACAATTGGTTCTGTGTATTTCCCGAAACGCCTTTGCGTTCCATCAGTACACCGTGTCCCATATCCTTGAGGGCCTCCACATCCTCCACCTGAAAAACATGGGTCTCGTCATGGACAAAGTAATCATCGGCTTTAATAGCCTGTGCTACCGTTTGAAAGTCATGTCCTTTTTCCAGTTCAATATAGACCATTCTGCGGTGTACGCCTGTGCCTGTAGGGATAGTCATGGAAAGAGCAGCTTTTACACCAGTGATCGCCTTTACGGCTACGGTATGCCCCATACTCATACCGGGGCCGAAGTTAGTATAGGTAATTCCTCGAGGCGCCATCGCCTCCATAAGGGTACGGATCACCGAGTCGCTTCCCGGATCCCATCCGGCCGAAATAATGGAAACGGCGTTGTGTTTCTTCGCAGCCTCATCGAGCGATGCACGCAATTGTACTATCTGACCGTGGATATCAAAACTATCTACCGTATTGACACCTAACTCCAGACATTCCAATGCAAATTTCTCTACACTTCTCGTAGGGGTACAAAGTATCGCCACATCCACATCTTCGAGTTGCGATATGGAATTTACCACATCATATTCTTTCAACTCGGCGGGAACATTCGCAGCATCGCGACGGACAATTCCGGCAATTTCAAGATCGGGGGACGATTGCAACGCCTCCACCACATATTTTCCTATATTTCCGTAACCTACTACGGCAGCTCTGATCTTTCTTGACATAAAAACAATATATTTTAGAGGATTCAAAAGTAAGCAAAACAATGCACATATAAAATGCATCTCCGGTATTTTTTGAGCAGAACGGGCAGACTAAACCTCTTTCGATTTTGAGATGTCGGATTTGAGACTTAATTTTTAATTGACTTTACCACCTTTCCATTTTACAGTGGACGGCCTAAATTCTTTACCGATGCTTTCACTTTCAATTGGGTTTTTAACAGAACATGTTTGGGAGAGATATCATGTTCCAGTATATTGGAAAACAGTATTTTCACAGCTATTTTGCAGATATCTTCCACAGGTTGCGATATACAGGTAAGCGGAGGCTCTATATAATTAAGGTATGGATTATCGTCAAATGTAAGCAGTGATATATCTTCCGGTACTTTCACCTTCTCCTCTTTAAGCGCTTTTATACATCCCATAGCAATAGTATTGCTAAAGGCAAATATAGCAGTAGGTCTCACTTTTTGCCGGAGCAACAGCTTTGTTTCCAGATATCCGTTCTGTTCACTGAAAGCATCTCCGGTCACCGTATATGAAGTGATACCGGAATTAATCATGGCATCTACAAAACCTCTTACCCGCTGGATATTAGGGGTTGAGTGTCTGACCCCCTGGATACAGGCAATAGAAGTATGACCGTGCTCAATCAGATATTTAGATGCTGAATAGGCACCTTCATAATTGTCCGAAGAAACAAAGGAGAGATCCAACCCTTCAAAATACCTGTCAATACAGATCAACGGAAGTCCTTTCTCCTGCATCCTCTCCAGATGTCCCCATTCATCCCCGCAAGGAACAATGATCATTCCATCCAGATTTCTCGATGACAAATGCATTACTTCTGTTTTTTCATTTTCGATGTTGTCATCACTGTCTCCGATAATAGTTATATAATTGTATTTTCTCACTTCTGTATTTACCACGCTTGCTATCTCGGCAAAAAAAGGATTTTTTAAAGAAGGAACAATCAACGCAATCGTTTTACTTTTACCGGTGCGGAGATTACGGGCAAATTCATTCGGAACATAATTCAGCTCCTCCGCCAGAGCCTTTATTTTCTGCTGAGTAGCTTTACTGATCCTGTATTTGTCTGCCTTGCCGTTCAAAACCCTGGAGACAGTAGTAATAGAGAATCCCGACTTTTCGGCAATATCAACTATATTCGATTTATGATGCATAATCCTATTTTTTTAACAAAGCTAACAGAAATAATGGAATAAGCAGAGACTAAGTCTACAAAGATAGCTTATTTAACTAAGTAAAATTACGAAAACGTTTGTTCAAATAAATATTGTTCATATATTTGCAATTAGTATCAATTAATAAATTAAAAACACAATTGTATCTTTTAGAAATGGCCCGATTCGTAATTTACAATTAGCACACTATTATTATGAGTATTACAAGACGTTCTTTCCTGAAAACATCCTCTACTGTGGCAGCAGGCCTGGCAATGCCCACCTATTTAAGGGCTGCATCGATTAAGGTATCTGCGAATGATAAGATTAATGTTGCATTAATCGGATGCCGCTCTATGGGATGGGCTAATTTATCGGATTTCCTGTTATCGGATGAAGTACGATGTTTGGCATTATGTGATATTGATAAATCGATCATGGAGTCACGGGCAAAGGAATTGGCTTCCATGCAGAAAGAGAAATTCGAGCTATATGGTGATTACCGCCGGATCCTCGATCGAAAGGACATCGATGCAGTCATAATCGGAACGCCCGATCACTGGCATTGCCTGCAATTTGTGGATGCATGTAAGGCCGGTAAAGACGTGTATATTGAGAAACCGGTCAGTAATTCGATAGCAGAATGCGATGTGATGGTCGAAGCAGCGAATAAATATCAACGGGTGGTACAGGTAGGTCAACAACAAAGAAGTGCAAAGCTATGGAAAGAAATGATTGATTACCTGGATTCGGGTGTATTGGGAGAAATATCCCGTATACATGTATATGCCAACTTCAATTATGCTGCAATAACCGAAATTGTTCCCGATTCAAATATCCCGGAAGGTGTTGATTTTGACACATGGTTGGGGCCTGCCCCGGAACGGACATTCAATAGACAACGTTTCCACGGTTTATGGAGAATGTTCTGGGATTACGGGGGAGGTCTTATGACCGACTGGGGTGTTCATCTGTTGGATATGGCACTCTGGGCGAAGAAAGTAAATGCCATGCCCAATAGTATACAGGCCAATGCCGGTAATTTTCTCTACCCGGATGGTATGCATGAAACTTTTGACACACAATCAGTATTATACCAGTTTGATGATTATATACTGACCTGGGAGAATAATGCCGGTATTGAATCCGGCCCGTATGGTAAAAATTACGGATTAGTCTTTACCGGTAAAAACGGGACATTGGTGGCCAATAGAGATGACTGGCAGGTTTATCCCGAAAGGGAAAAGGTTCCCGGGAAAATTGTCAAGGCCGATTATCAGGACCACAAAGATCATGTGTTCAACTTCCTGGAATGCATGAAAAGCAGAGACCGGAATACGGCATGCACGATAGAAACAGGGAGTTTGTGCGC
This window of the Proteiniphilum saccharofermentans genome carries:
- the nagB gene encoding glucosamine-6-phosphate deaminase; its protein translation is MRLIIQPDADQMAQWAANYIAAKINSAKPTTEKPFKLGLPTGSSPLKTYKALIKLYETGQVSFENVITFNMDEYIGLPADHPQSYHTFMWDNFFSHIDIKKENVYILDGMAEDPEAECAAYELAIAEAGGIDLFLGGIGPDGHIAFNEPGSSLSSRTRVKTLTTDTVIANSRFFDNDVNKVPKTALTVGVGTVLDAREVLILVNGHHKARALYHAVEGSINQMWTISALQLHEKGIIVCDYDACAELKVGTYKYFLDIEHDNLNPDSLL
- a CDS encoding FprA family A-type flavoprotein, whose product is MYKPIEVTEDIFYVGVNDRTKHLFESLWPLPQGVSYNSYIVRDEKTTLIDTVDICYSDLFMRKIRSVLGDNPIDYLVVNHMEPDHSGSIEFLVSRYPNIQIVGNKRTLEMLKGFYGIVDNVVEVKDLDEMSLGKRTLQFYMTPMVHWPETMMTYVRETRTLFSADAFGTFGTLDGGVLDRQLCPERYRDEMIRYYSNIVGKFGSPVQTALKKLANVGIDAICSTHGPVWTIPENITGVIALYDRLSRYDAEEGLVIAYGSMYGHTEELAEIIAGEAAENGVKSIVMHNVSKSYESDILRDAFKYKGLIIGSPTYNNKLYPAVDSLVSALQNRGLKNRFFGYFGGFTWADATARQFEAFAGAMEFETVAEPVIMKQAMLADVVEKARNLGRTMAQKLTSGTEVVQQV
- the lgt gene encoding prolipoprotein diacylglyceryl transferase — protein: MLLTVTWNVDPTLFTVFGREIRWYGLLWVIGLIVAVYMVQRIFKREDLPEKWFDSLFFYMIVGIIVGARLGHCLFYEPAYYLANPVEILKVWEGGLASHGGVIGIIIAVWLYSRKVTKLSMLWTFDRVMVPTGFTAAMIRFGNLMNHEIYGGPTDQPWGFRFVTNLHQWMQGAEPVYSQPSHPTQIYEGLAYLVVFAVTVYMYWKTDAKDRKGLITGVGILLIFLFRFFVEFLKNVQVESEIAMRDNTGLILGQWLSIPFIIWGIWLIWNALRRPAQVADTPKQSQMAQPGSKKKK
- a CDS encoding diaminopimelate dehydrogenase: MSRKIRAAVVGYGNIGKYVVEALQSSPDLEIAGIVRRDAANVPAELKEYDVVNSISQLEDVDVAILCTPTRSVEKFALECLELGVNTVDSFDIHGQIVQLRASLDEAAKKHNAVSIISAGWDPGSDSVIRTLMEAMAPRGITYTNFGPGMSMGHTVAVKAITGVKAALSMTIPTGTGVHRRMVYIELEKGHDFQTVAQAIKADDYFVHDETHVFQVEDVEALKDMGHGVLMERKGVSGNTQNQLFKFDMRINNPALTAQVLVAVARASMKQQPGAYTMIEIPVVDLLPGEKEAWIRKLV
- a CDS encoding LacI family DNA-binding transcriptional regulator, whose product is MHHKSNIVDIAEKSGFSITTVSRVLNGKADKYRISKATQQKIKALAEELNYVPNEFARNLRTGKSKTIALIVPSLKNPFFAEIASVVNTEVRKYNYITIIGDSDDNIENEKTEVMHLSSRNLDGMIIVPCGDEWGHLERMQEKGLPLICIDRYFEGLDLSFVSSDNYEGAYSASKYLIEHGHTSIACIQGVRHSTPNIQRVRGFVDAMINSGITSYTVTGDAFSEQNGYLETKLLLRQKVRPTAIFAFSNTIAMGCIKALKEEKVKVPEDISLLTFDDNPYLNYIEPPLTCISQPVEDICKIAVKILFSNILEHDISPKHVLLKTQLKVKASVKNLGRPL
- a CDS encoding Gfo/Idh/MocA family protein, which produces MSITRRSFLKTSSTVAAGLAMPTYLRAASIKVSANDKINVALIGCRSMGWANLSDFLLSDEVRCLALCDIDKSIMESRAKELASMQKEKFELYGDYRRILDRKDIDAVIIGTPDHWHCLQFVDACKAGKDVYIEKPVSNSIAECDVMVEAANKYQRVVQVGQQQRSAKLWKEMIDYLDSGVLGEISRIHVYANFNYAAITEIVPDSNIPEGVDFDTWLGPAPERTFNRQRFHGLWRMFWDYGGGLMTDWGVHLLDMALWAKKVNAMPNSIQANAGNFLYPDGMHETFDTQSVLYQFDDYILTWENNAGIESGPYGKNYGLVFTGKNGTLVANRDDWQVYPEREKVPGKIVKADYQDHKDHVFNFLECMKSRDRNTACTIETGSLCAKYAHLGNIAARMSGVSLQYDDKNKSFNIAEANKYIKPQYREPWKFPRI